A window from Rhea pennata isolate bPtePen1 chromosome 1, bPtePen1.pri, whole genome shotgun sequence encodes these proteins:
- the PCF11 gene encoding pre-mRNA cleavage complex 2 protein Pcf11 isoform X5, with translation MSAPESSAGSSEAREDACRDYQSSLEDLTFNSKPHINMLTILAEENVPFAKDIVSLIEAQIAKPEESTAPTSAVTSGASTPPAVPEIQKNLTQEQLIRQQLLAKQKQLLELQQKKLELELEQTKAQLAVSLSVQQGSSTIASVPAPSKQHMSQTPHMAVKPPHQTSVQAEKNKPSPSPPLHDIKIVNRDPRLNRMAQHSSHAKDQSHRKEFSSNATSQSDTKASKTAQAEKQNSSKQEKLKASEKTPKKELDQSEAKSKSPSPLKNKLPSTKDTKTQECESTKVSEISKRDPRLKKHLQEKPEGKEEEVKDKKKNTEKKEKEEHKTSEHRPVGSRNKVINGVVQKQDVATEESEKQGGKQGRSSNRKRSRSRSPKSRSPSTHSPKRRDRRSPKRRLRSLSPTSSTPKIGKIRQIGPKQSHVEECAQAARDERNSNKRNLKQEVRDPRRVKKAQEDRPQETTSQHSTKTSPDPKENAENWQGSKSGKRWKSGWEENKNSQQNEEHQALGKSPHQRHRENWAASKGILSPRAPKQQHRLSVDANLQIPKELTSASKRELLKKANERLASGEITQDEFLVVAHQIRQLFQYQEGKHRCNVWDSPTEEKCGLKKKPLLSDAELTYYEHKAKLKRTQVQHSLSRLDLLDPDDILDYHIPDALLSGIECEQAKAKRGVQFDRKEPFGERSRRHSPVSGSNRPFPDSLSPLESRRRIEEQNATKGARGSKNFDPYDSWGESDEFREALRQQGKSTPEFQKIDGDAICRFDNREERQLLGQAGVREEPRSPFSERFKRARYEDPDKAPFSESPGSRFGGIEVKQRISALMEDRSLFDGSPRQPATRVGVDGPGSPFVDGPAAGSNSRIDGPPGQAAMRFEGPLVGGGASQFDGPLAGAGGAGALRFDGPPGQLAGALRFEGPPGQVGGGGPLRFEGPLGQIGGPLRFEGPAGQPVGGPRFEGPGVGLRFEGPRGQISGGLRFEGPHGQPLGPRGQPGGGLRFEGPHGQPLGPHGQPGGGLRFEGPHLQPLGPHGQPGGGLRFEGPHGQPVGPHGPSGGGLRFEGPHGPSGGGLRLEGPGVGPRLIDGPAHQGGGGLRFEGPLGRTGPRFDGCHSAGFDGQPGQLSLLQRFDGIHGQPGPRFERAPGQQAQPRFDTAIPQRFDGPHQQPSRFDLPLGLQGARFENVANHPASRLELPPYGQSGPFGEHPSQSYNGPSHGMQFQRPEIFDGSPGPNFNGPAGPGAQNFPLRASGHYFDEKSLQGPQYGSFNSMSVGNNQVSLMSAQPGPYGQGQQYLPNPGSFVQNPAGALPHSYPDNHLGQLDVNELFAKLLSTGILKLSKTDSTSAQVNETSAQPAAEEEEDDQGEDQDVPDLTNFTVEELRQRYDSVINRLYTGIQCYSCGMRFTTSQTDVYADHLDWHYRQNRTEKDVSRKVTHRRWYYSLTDWIEFEEIADLEERAKSQFFEKAHEEVVLKTQEAAKEKEFQSVPAGPAGADESCEICQEQFEQYWDEEEEEWHLKNAIRVDEKIYHPSCYEDYQNTSSFDCTPSPSKTPVENPLNIMLNIVKQETQEPCDSPKVKEEPEDTPTACAEESTSASTDIKTEPDKVESV, from the exons ccAGAGGAATCTACTGCACCTACCTCTGCTGTCACTTCTGGTGCCTCAACTCCTCCAGCTGTTcctgaaatacaaaagaatttgaCACAGGAGCAACTAATAAGGCAACAATTACttgcaaagcaaaaacagttgTTAGAACTTCAGCAGAAAAAGTTAGAGCTGGAGCTGGAACAGACTAAAGCACAGTTG GCTGTTTCTCTTAGTGTTCAACAAGGATCATCTACTATAGCTTCAGTTCCAGCACCTTCCAAGCAACATATGTCTCAGACGCCTCATATGGCAGTTAAACCTCCTCATCAGACTTCTGtgcaagctgaaaaaaacaaaccatccCCAAGTCCTCCACTTCATGATATCAAAATAGTAAACAGGGATCCTAGGCTTAATAGGATGGCTCAACATTCTTCTCATGCTAAAGATCAGTCTCATAGGAAAGAATTTTCATCAAATGCAACCAGTCAGTCTGATACCAAGGCAAGCAAAACGGCTcaagctgaaaagcagaactcatcaaagcaagaaaaactgaaagcaagtgaaaaaacaCCGAAGAAAGAACTTGATCAGTCAGAAGCAAAATCTAAATCACCATCACCTTTGAAAAACAAGCTACCCAGTACTAAAGATACTAAAACccaggaatgtgaaagcacaaaaGTATCTGAAATCAGTAAACGAGATCCAAGATTGAAAAAACATCTTCAAGAAAAGCCAGAGggcaaagaggaggaggtgaaagacaagaagaaaaacacagagaaaaaagaaaaagaggaacatAAGACATCGGAACATAGACCGGTAGGCAGCAGAAATAAAGTAATTAATGGTGTTGTTCAGAAACAAGATGTGGCTACAGAGGAATCAGAAAAACAAGGTGGAAAACAGGGGAGATCAAGTAATAGAAAACGCTCACGATCACGCTCTCCTAAATCTCGGTCGCCATCTACACATTCTCCAAAAAGAAGAGATAGGAGATCACCCAAAAGAAGACTTAGGAGTTTGTCTCCTACTTCATCAACTCCTAAAATTGGAAAGATACGTCAGATAGGTCCTAAGCAGTCTCATGTTGAAGAATGTGCACAAGCAGcaagagatgaaagaaattcTAATAAACGAAACCTTAAACAAGAGGTGCGAGATCCAAGGAGAGTGAAAAAAGCTCAGGAAGATAGGCCCCAAGAAACAACGAGCCAGCATTCTACAAAAACCTCTCCTGATCCAAAGGAGAATGCAGAAAACTGGCAAGGGTCCAAATCAGGCAAGAGGTGGAAATCTGgttgggaagaaaataaaaa CTCACAGCAGAATGAAGAACACCAAGCACTTGGTAAATCCCCTCACCAAAGACACCGGGAAAACTGGGCTGCTAGTAAGGGAATTTTGTCACCCCGAGCACCGAAGCAGCAGCACCGCTTAAGTGTGGATGCTAATTTACAAATTCCCAAAGAATTGACATCTGCAAGCAAGAGAGAATTACTTAAAAAG GCAAATGAACGCTTAGCATCTGGTGAAATAACACAAGATGAGTTCCTTGTTGTAGCTCATCAGATCCGACAGCTGTTCCAGTATCAGGAAGGAAAGCACAGATGCAATGTGTGGGATAGccctacagaagaaaaatgtggtttgaaaaagaaacctcTTCTATCTGATGCAGAATTAACATATTAtgaacacaaagcaaaattGAAAAGAACACAAGTACAGCATTCATTGTCGCGACTTGATCTGTTAGACCCTGATGATATTTTAGATTATCATATACCTGATGCATTACTTTCTGGAATAGAATGTGAGCAAGCCAAAGCTAAGCGTGGAGTACAGTTTGACAGAAAAGAACCATTTGGGGAAAGATCCAGGCGACATTCTCCTGTAAGTGGCAGTAATAGACCTTTTCCTGATAGTCTTTCACCACTTGAGAGTCGACGAAGAATTGAGGAACAAAATGCTACTAAAGGAGCAAGAGGTTCTAAAAATTTCGATCCTTATGACAGCTGGGGAGAATCAGATGAGTTTAGAGAAGCTCTCAGACAACAGGGGAAGAGTACACCAGAGTTTCAGAAAATAGATGGTGATGCAATCTGCAGATTTGATAATCGTGAAGAAAGACAGCTTCTGGGGCAAGCTG gtGTTCGAGAGGAACCAAGGTCCCCATTCAGTGAACGTTTCAAGAGAGCAAGGTATGAAGATCCAGACAAGGCACCGTTTTCAGAGAGTCCAGGATCAAGATTTGGAGGCATTGAAGTAAAACAGAGAATAAGCGCACTGATGGAAGACAGATCTCTCTTTGATGGCTCACCGAGACAGCCTGCTACAAGAGTTGGGGTAGATGGACCAGGAAGTCCTTTTGTTGATGGTCCTGCTGCTGGTTCAAATTCTAGAATTGATGGGCCACCTGGACAGGCTGCTATGAGATTTGAGGGGCCTCTGGTAGGGGGAGGTGCCTCTCAGTTTGACGGACcactggcaggagcagggggagCTGGAGCCCTAAGATTTGATGGGCCACCAGGGCAGCTGGCAGGGGCCCTCAGATTTGAAGGACCCCCAGGACAGGTTGGTGGAGGAGGTCCATTGAGGTTTGAGGGACCTCTTGGGCAGATAGGTGGTCCTTTGCGTTTTGAGGGGCCAGCAGGACAGCCTGTAGGTGGTCCTAGATTTGAAGGACCTGGAGTTGGTCTCAGGTTTGAGGGGCCACGTGGTCAAATTTCAGGTGGTCTCAGGTTTGAGGGACCCCATGGTCAACCTCTGGGGCCCCGAGGTCAGCCAGGGGGTGGTCTCAGGTTTGAGGGACCCCATGGTCAGCCCTTGGGGCCTCATGGTCAACCAGGGGGTGGTCTCAGGTTTGAGGGGCCACACTTACAACCGTTGGGGCCCCATGGTCAACCTGGAGGTGGCCTCAGATTTGAGGGGCCACATGGTCAGCCTGTGGGGCCCCATGGACCATCAGGTGGTGGGCTTAGATTTGAGGGGCCACATGGACCGTCAGGTGGTGGTCTCAGATTGGAAGGACCAGGGGTAGGTCCTAGGTTAATTGATGGGCCAGCACACCAAGGAGGGGGTGGTCTTAGATTTGAAGGTCCTCTGGGTCGAACTGGTCCAAGATTTGATGGCTGTCATTCCGCTGGATTTGATGGTCAACCTGGACAGCTATCTCTGCTGCAAAGATTTGATGGAATTCATGGACAGCCTGGCCCAAGATTCGAAAGAGCACCTGGCCAACAGGCACAACCACGATTTGATACAGCCATACCTCAAAGATTTGATGGTCCTCACCAGCAGCCCTCAAGGTTTGACTTGCCCCTTGGCCTTCAGGGTGCACGTTTTGAAAATGTAGCTAACCATCCTGCCTCAAGACTAGAATTGCCACCGTATGGACAAAGCGGTCCATTTGGTGAACATCCCAGCCAGAGCTACAATGGACCATCTCATGGGATGCAATTCCAGAGACCTGAAATATTTGATGGTTCTCCAGGACCAAATTTCAATGGGCCAGCTGGCCCAGGAGCACAGAATTTCCCATTGAGAGCATCTGGAcattattttgatgaaaaaagtCTTCAGGGTCCTCAATATGGAAGCTTCAATAGTATGTCAGTGGGAAATAATCAG GTGTCTCTTATGTCTGCTCAGCCAGGACCTTATGGCCAAGGTCAGCAGTATTTACCAAATCCTGGAAGCTTTGTTCAGAACCCAGCAG GAGCCCTTCCACATTCATACCCTGATAACCACCTTGGTCAGCTTGATGTCAATGAATTGTTTGCTAAACTGCTGTCAACAGGAATCCTCAAACTGTCAAAAACTGATTCCACGTCCGCAC aAGTGAATGAAACATCAGCCCAGCCAGCtgctgaagaggaggaggatgatcAGGGTGAAGATCAAGATGTCCCAGACCTCACTAATTTCACAGTTGAAGAACTCAGACA gcgTTATGACAGTGTTATAAATCGACTATACACTGGAATTCAGTGTTACTCATGTGGAATGAGATTTACTACTTCACAGACAGATGTTTATGCAGATCATTTAGATTGGCATTATCGCCAAAACCGCACAGAAAAGGATGTTAGCAGAAAAGTTACACACAGAAGGTGGTACTACAGTTTAACA GACTGGATTGAATTTGAAGAAATAGCTGATCTAGAAGAACGTGCAAAAAGCCAGTTTTTCGAAAAAGCTCATGAAGAGGTTGTGTTGAAGACACAAGAagctgcaaaagagaaagagttTCAGAGTGTCCCTGCTGGACCAGCTGGAGCAGATGAG AGTTGTGAAATTTGTCAAGAGCAATTTGAACAGTATtgggatgaggaggaggaagagtggcATCTGAAGAATGCTATTAGAGTAGATGAAAAG ATTTACCATCCATCATGTTACGAAGATTACCAAAAT